In Juglans microcarpa x Juglans regia isolate MS1-56 chromosome 8D, Jm3101_v1.0, whole genome shotgun sequence, the following are encoded in one genomic region:
- the LOC121242092 gene encoding psbP domain-containing protein 4, chloroplastic produces the protein MGTVLYSSCSFSWRYHQQKVHSNNLLTHSSLESGISRAKVTACSGESGLVGEEVEKGSGFMKRRSVLVSGTSLISSAILGSAREGLAVVKQGLLAGRIPGLSEPDEQGWRTYRRPDEKSGGHGVGWSPIIPYAFSVPQDWEEVPVSIADLGGTEIDLRFASSKEGRIFVIVAPVLRFADGLGENAKIELIGPPEKVIDAFGPEVIGENVEGKVISTNVAEHLGRTYYQYELEPPHALITATAAGNRLYLFNVTASGLQWKRHYSDLKRISDSFRVV, from the exons ATGGGAACagttttatatagtagttgcaGCTTTTCGTGGAGATATCACCAGCAGAAAGTTCACTCTAATAATTTGCTTACACATTCTTCACTGGAAAGTGGGATTTCTAGAGCAAAAGTTACTGCTTGTTCAGGAGAGAGTGGATTGGTTGGTGAAGAAGTTGAGAAAGGCTCAGGATTTATGAAGAGAAGATCGGTTTTGGTTTCTGGGACTTCTTTAATCTCCTCGGCAATTTTGGGCTCTGCAAGAGAGGGGCTGGCTGTGGTCAAACAAGGTCTTCTTGCTGGGCGGATACCTGGCCTGTCCGAACCAGATGAACAAG GTTGGAGGACATACCGCAGGCCAGATGAGAAGTCTGGAGGGCATGGTGTTGGATGGAGTCCGATCATCCCGTACGCATTTTCTGTCCCTCAGGATTGGGAAGAG GTTCCAGTATCCATCGCAGATCTTGGTGGCACTGAAATTGATTTGAGATTTGCTAGCTCTAAGGAAGGAcgcatatttgttattgttgctCCTGTTCTTAGATTTGCAGATG GTCTTGGTGAGAATGCTAAAATCGAACTAATTGGGCCTCCAGAAAAAGTGATCGATGCATTTGGACCAGAAGTGATTGGGGAAAATGTAGAAGGAAAGGTTATAAGTACGAATGTAGCAGAACACTTAGGGAGAACATATTATCAGTATGAATTAGAGCCACCTCATGCTCTTATTACTGCAACTGCAGCAGGAAATCGCCTCTACTTGTTCAACGTAACTGCAAGTG GTCTTCAGTGGAAGAGGCACTACAGTGATTTGAAGAGGATATCCGACTCTTTTCGTGTTGTCTAA
- the LOC121242090 gene encoding pentatricopeptide repeat-containing protein At3g29230-like, with translation MLKLLRNSRTIRELKQTHLQILMNGLHGSDFVLPKLIALASELFSLDYAVRIFQYSEYPNVVSCNTMIKCFIGKTHKGALRVYDQMKVLTIAPNSFTFTFLLRCFEPFEALEDGRVVHGDIVKLGFGSSVFVQNTLLDFYAKCGRNLDWASRVFGEMPTRDVVSWNSMIGAYLAHGKVESAIGLFDSMPERNVVSWNSIVSGLSKAGIMELARSVFDRMPGKNEVSWNSMISGYIRLGDVESAQCIFDQMSKRTVVSWTVMISGYTMIGDLESARNIFHQMPVKNTVSWNAMIAGYVHNHEFVQALYVFHQMLIDGKCRPDQTTLVSILSACSHLGSLEHGKWIDSYIKINKFDMTIPLGNALIDFFAKCGDVENAKAVFDKMAKRCVITWTTMILGLAVNGHCKEALALFDRMHAEGVQQDDVIFIAVLSACTHGGLVEEGKRVFGQMVREFDIVPRIEHYGCMVDLLGRAGRLEEAEEFIEGMHLKPNAVIWATLLGSCKIHGKGDILKSVTRKIMELEPSNPSYLALISNMSASIGQWKDTLVSRVAMRRQGLEKVPGCSSIQVGDKVHEFLAKDTSHEQRKDIYGVLYCLNGHLKAVSDEL, from the coding sequence ATGCTGAAACTCTTGCGGAACTCTAGAACTATCAGAGAATTGAAGCAAACACATCTTCAGATTCTCATGAATGGCCTCCATGGTAGTGATTTTGTACTGCCTAAGCTTATTGCACTTGCCTCCGAACTTTTTTCGCTTGATTACGCGGTTAGGATATTTCAGTATTCTGAGTATCCGAATGTAGTTTCCTGTAATACTATGATCAAATGCTTTATTGGAAAGACCCATAAGGGCGCATTGCGTGTTTACGATCAAATGAAGGTGTTGACCATCGCACCGAATAGTTTTACCTTTACTTTTCTTCTGAGGTGTTTTGAACCGTTTGAAGCTCTAGAAGATGGTAGAGTGGTTCATGGTGATATTGTGAAGCTAGGATTCGGTTCAAGTGTTTTTGTTCAGAATACCCTTTTGGATTTCTACGCTAAATGTGGCCGGAATTTGGATTGGGCTAGTCGGGTGTTTGGAGAAATGCCTACAAGAGATGTTGTTTCATGGAATTCAATGATTGGTGCGTACTTGGCACATGGGAAAGTAGAATCTGCTATTGGGTTGTTTGATTCAATGCCTGAGAGGAACGTTGTGTCATGGAACTCTATTGTTTCGGGGCTTTCTAAGGCTGGAATTATGGAATTGGCTCGCTCTGTCTTCGATAGAATGCCAGGAAAAAATGAGGTTTCCTGGAATTCCATGATTTCTGGCTATATACGGCTGGGTGATGTTGAGTCTGCACAGTGTATTTTTGATCAGATGTCAAAGAGAACAGTAGTTTCTTGGACAGTTATGATTTCAGGATATACTATGATTGGAGATCTTGAATCTGCGAGGAACATTTTTCATCAGATGCCAGTTAAGAACACAGTCTCTTGGAATGCTATGATTGCTGGTTATGTTCATAACCATGAGTTTGTTCAAGCTCTTTATGTGTTTCATCAGATGTTAATTGATGGCAAGTGCAGGCCTGATCAGACAACTTTGGTCAGCATACTCTCTGCCTGTTCTCATTTGGGATCTCTAGAACATGGGAAATGGATTGATTCTTATATTAAGATAAACAAGTTCGACATGACTATTCCTTTAGGCAATGCTCTAATAGACTTCTTTGCAAAATGTGGAGATGTGGAAAATGCAAAAGCAGTTTTTGATAAGATGGCTAAAAGATGTGTAATTACATGGACGACAATGATTTTGGGTCTAGCTGTTAATGGTCATTGTAAAGAAGCTCTAGCACTCTTCGATAGGATGCATGCCGAAGGAGTTCAGCAAGATGATGTCATTTTCATCGCTGTTCTATCAGCCTGCACTCATGGAGGGTTGGTAGAAGAAGGCAAAAGAGTATTTGGCCAGATGGTGCGGGAGTTTGATATTGTACCTCGAATTGAGCATTATGGTTGCATGGTTGACCTTCTGGGTCGGGCAGGGAGGTTGGAAGAAGCGGAAGAATTCATTGAAGGCATGCATTTAAAGCCAAATGCTGTCATTTGGGCCACTCTACTAGGTTCTTGTAAGATTCATGGAAAAGGGGATATATTAAAATCTGTGACGAGAAAGATTATGGAGCTGGAACCTTCAAATCCTAGCTATTTGGCGCTTATTTCCAATATGAGCGCCTCAATTGGACAGTGGAAAGATACTTTGGTATCTCGGGTCGCAATGAGACGGCAAGGCTTGGAGAAAGTTCCTGGTTGTAGCTCAATTCAAGTAGGGGATAAGGTCCATGAGTTTCTAGCCAAAGATACGAGTCATGAGCAAAGAAAGGACATTTATGGGGTTTTATATTGTTTAAATGGACACTTGAAAGCAGTGTCTGATGAATTATGA